A genomic region of Serratia fonticola contains the following coding sequences:
- a CDS encoding DsrE/DsrF/TusD sulfur relay family protein — translation MSSLLLIANGAAYGQESLFNALRLAITLKEQKPDLNLKLFLMSDAVVAGIAGQQPREGYHLQQMLEILTAQQVPVKLCKTCADARGISQLTLADGVEIGTLVELAQWTLAAEKVLTF, via the coding sequence ATGTCATCCCTGTTATTGATTGCCAACGGTGCGGCCTATGGGCAGGAATCGTTGTTTAATGCCTTGCGCCTGGCGATTACCCTAAAAGAGCAAAAGCCTGACCTTAACCTGAAATTGTTTCTGATGTCCGATGCGGTGGTGGCGGGTATTGCAGGGCAACAACCGCGTGAAGGCTATCATTTGCAGCAGATGCTGGAGATTCTCACGGCGCAACAGGTTCCGGTAAAACTGTGTAAAACCTGTGCCGATGCCCGCGGTATCAGTCAGTTGACGCTGGCGGATGGCGTAGAGATTGGCACCTTGGTAGAACTGGCGCAGTGGACGCTGGCGGCAGAGAAAGTGCTGACTTTCTAA